Proteins co-encoded in one Pseudomonas beijingensis genomic window:
- the waaF gene encoding lipopolysaccharide heptosyltransferase II, translating into MNILIVGPSWVGDMVMAQTLFQCLKQRHPQCEIDVLAPEWSRPILERMPEVRKALSFPLGHGALELATRRRIGKSLAGQYDQAILLPNSLKSALVPFFAGIPKRTGWRGEFRYGLLNDVRKLDKDRYPLMIERFMALAYAPGAELPKPYPRPSLRIDPVTRDAALAKFGLSLDRPVLALCPGAEFGESKRWPAEHYAQVAEAKIREGWQVWLFGSKKDHPVGEDIRSRLIPGLREESVNLSGDTSLAEAIDLLSCADSVVSNDSGLMHVAAALNRPLVAVYGSTSPGFTPPLADQVEVVRLGIECSPCFDRACRFGHYNCLRQLMPPLVNEALERLQGTPVEVR; encoded by the coding sequence ATGAATATTCTGATCGTTGGGCCCAGTTGGGTCGGTGACATGGTGATGGCGCAGACACTGTTCCAGTGCCTGAAGCAGCGTCATCCGCAGTGCGAAATCGACGTCCTGGCCCCCGAGTGGAGCCGGCCGATCCTGGAACGCATGCCCGAAGTGCGCAAGGCCTTGAGCTTCCCGCTCGGCCATGGCGCGCTGGAGCTGGCGACCCGTCGACGGATCGGCAAATCCCTGGCCGGTCAGTACGACCAGGCGATCCTGTTGCCCAATTCGTTGAAATCGGCGCTGGTGCCGTTCTTCGCTGGCATTCCCAAGCGCACCGGCTGGCGTGGCGAATTTCGCTACGGCCTGCTCAATGACGTGCGCAAGCTGGATAAAGACCGTTACCCGCTGATGATCGAGCGCTTCATGGCCTTGGCCTACGCACCGGGTGCCGAATTGCCAAAACCCTATCCACGGCCGAGCCTGCGGATCGATCCGGTGACCCGTGACGCGGCGTTGGCCAAGTTCGGCCTGAGCCTGGATCGTCCGGTGCTGGCCCTGTGTCCAGGGGCCGAGTTCGGCGAATCCAAACGCTGGCCGGCGGAGCATTACGCCCAGGTGGCCGAGGCGAAGATTCGCGAAGGCTGGCAAGTCTGGCTGTTCGGCTCGAAAAAAGATCACCCGGTGGGCGAGGACATCCGCTCGCGGCTGATCCCAGGACTTCGGGAAGAGTCGGTGAACCTCAGCGGCGACACCTCCCTGGCCGAGGCCATCGACCTGCTGTCCTGCGCCGATTCGGTGGTGTCCAACGACTCGGGCCTGATGCACGTGGCCGCAGCCCTGAACCGCCCGCTGGTGGCGGTCTACGGTTCCACCTCGCCAGGCTTCACGCCGCCGCTGGCCGACCAGGTCGAAGTTGTGCGCCTGGGCATCGAGTGCAGCCCGTGCTTCGACCGCGCCTGCCGTTTCGGTCATTACAACTGCCTGCGCCAACTCATGCCGCCGTTGGTGAACGAGGCCCTGGAGCGTTTGCAGGGCACTCCCGTGGAGGTTCGGTAA
- a CDS encoding lipopolysaccharide kinase InaA family protein: protein MSGWNLEPAYAELAQDFGSLEAVFALQGERLTRDPLSEVIRVQRNGVNYYVKRYVGAGKGLRRYLGKPRVKSEWQNLKRFAKWGIPTAEVVGWGLERNGVSYARGALITRELPHTEDLSALADRQDPRLTDRAWVDGVSRQLASYTRTMHEHRFTHNDLKWRNLLIDDRSQLFLIDCPNGDFWRGFWLKYRITKDLACLDKVAKYHLSATQRLRFYLQYRQRDRLDACDKKRIRHVVRFFEGRE, encoded by the coding sequence ATGTCGGGTTGGAATCTGGAGCCTGCATACGCCGAGCTGGCGCAGGATTTTGGCAGTCTTGAAGCGGTGTTCGCGTTGCAAGGGGAGCGCTTGACCCGTGACCCGTTGTCAGAGGTGATCCGGGTGCAGCGAAACGGCGTGAACTACTACGTCAAGCGCTACGTCGGCGCCGGCAAAGGCTTGCGGCGCTACCTGGGCAAGCCACGGGTCAAATCCGAATGGCAGAACCTCAAGCGCTTCGCCAAATGGGGTATTCCCACCGCCGAAGTCGTGGGCTGGGGCTTGGAGCGAAACGGTGTGAGCTATGCCCGTGGTGCGCTGATTACCCGCGAACTTCCGCATACCGAAGACCTCTCGGCCTTGGCCGATCGTCAAGATCCGAGGCTGACTGACCGCGCCTGGGTCGATGGTGTGAGTCGGCAACTTGCCAGTTACACGCGGACCATGCACGAGCATCGCTTCACCCATAACGACCTGAAGTGGCGCAACCTGTTGATCGATGACCGCTCGCAGCTGTTTTTGATCGACTGCCCGAACGGGGATTTCTGGCGCGGTTTCTGGCTCAAGTACCGTATTACCAAGGATCTGGCGTGCCTGGATAAAGTGGCCAAATACCATTTGTCGGCCACACAGCGCCTGCGTTTTTACCTGCAATACCGCCAGCGCGACCGGCTCGATGCGTGTGACAAGAAGCGCATCCGTCACGTGGTGAGATTTTTCGAGGGGCGTGAATGA
- a CDS encoding lipopolysaccharide kinase InaA family protein: MTDFLAAEDRALLQRHGLDSFEALWARQLDAVDEPNTSGDGWSSVFRLELEGQGYYLKRQSNYLTRTWSHPLGEPSFSREFRNISRYRQLGIPALQAVFYGQRKVDGEVRAILLTRALDGWDDLDSLLQRWPSLTATQRATILNACGQLARRLHGMHQVHGCFYPKHIFLQATADGYQAQLIDLEKTRPLLFGQRDRVKDLEPLLRRASIWSDADVRQLLSTYLDQPLDAGLVDSWMTRLSARRSHKGAR, encoded by the coding sequence ATGACTGATTTTCTGGCCGCTGAAGACCGGGCGTTGTTGCAACGTCATGGCCTGGACAGCTTCGAGGCCTTGTGGGCGCGGCAACTGGACGCGGTGGACGAACCCAACACCTCGGGCGACGGCTGGAGCAGCGTGTTCCGGCTGGAGCTGGAAGGGCAGGGTTATTACCTCAAGCGCCAGAGCAACTACCTGACCCGGACCTGGTCCCACCCCTTGGGCGAGCCGAGTTTTTCCCGGGAGTTTCGCAACATCAGCCGTTATCGGCAGTTGGGGATTCCGGCCCTGCAAGCGGTGTTCTACGGTCAGCGCAAAGTGGACGGCGAGGTGCGGGCGATCCTGCTGACCCGGGCCCTGGATGGCTGGGACGACCTGGACTCGCTGTTGCAACGCTGGCCGAGCCTGACGGCGACCCAGCGCGCCACCATTCTCAACGCCTGCGGGCAGTTGGCGCGGCGCCTGCACGGCATGCATCAGGTGCACGGCTGCTTCTATCCAAAACACATCTTCCTGCAAGCCACCGCCGACGGTTATCAGGCGCAATTGATCGATCTGGAAAAGACCCGGCCGCTGCTGTTTGGCCAGCGTGATCGAGTCAAGGACCTGGAGCCGTTGCTGCGTCGTGCGTCCATCTGGAGTGATGCCGATGTGCGCCAGCTGTTGTCCACCTATCTGGACCAACCGCTCGACGCCGGGCTGGTCGACAGCTGGATGACCCGCCTGAGCGCCCGGCGCAGCCACAAGGGAGCTCGTTGA
- a CDS encoding glycosyltransferase family 4 protein, with protein MQLAFVLYKYFPFGGLQRDFMRIALECQRRGHQIRVYTLIWEGDVPPGFEVLVAPVKALFNHRRNEKLSAWMEADLAKRPVDRLIGFNKMPGLDVYYAADGCFEDKAQNLRNSLYRRWGRYRHFAEYERAVFAKDAKTDVLMISEVQQPLFIKHYGTPLERFHLLPPGIAQDRRRPADADEIRAAFRVEFELADDDLLLVQIGSGFKTKGVDRSLKALAALPAELRKRTRLFVIGQDDPKVFQLQSAALGLGDNVRFLKGRSDIPRFLLGADLLIHPAYNENTGTVLLEALVAGLPVLVSAVCGYAHYIAEADSGLVLDEPFEQAQLTEYLGRMLNDAEARAAWSRNGLAFAETADLYSMPQHAADVILAEHAQ; from the coding sequence ATGCAATTGGCTTTTGTCCTTTATAAATACTTCCCCTTCGGTGGCCTGCAGCGTGACTTCATGCGCATCGCCCTGGAATGCCAGCGACGCGGTCACCAGATCCGTGTCTACACGCTGATCTGGGAAGGTGACGTGCCGCCCGGCTTCGAGGTGCTGGTGGCACCGGTCAAGGCGCTGTTCAATCATCGCCGCAACGAGAAGCTCAGCGCGTGGATGGAGGCCGACCTGGCCAAGCGTCCGGTGGATCGCTTGATCGGCTTCAACAAAATGCCTGGCCTGGACGTGTACTACGCCGCTGATGGCTGTTTTGAAGACAAGGCGCAGAACTTGCGCAATTCGCTGTACCGGCGCTGGGGTCGCTACCGGCATTTCGCCGAGTACGAGCGGGCCGTATTCGCCAAGGATGCAAAAACCGACGTACTGATGATTTCCGAAGTCCAGCAGCCGCTGTTCATCAAGCACTACGGCACGCCGTTGGAACGCTTTCACCTGCTGCCTCCGGGCATCGCCCAGGACCGCCGGCGGCCCGCCGATGCCGATGAAATTCGCGCCGCGTTCCGGGTCGAATTCGAGTTGGCCGACGATGACCTGCTGCTGGTGCAGATCGGCTCCGGGTTCAAGACCAAGGGCGTGGATCGCAGCCTCAAGGCCCTGGCCGCGCTGCCAGCGGAACTGCGAAAACGCACCCGGCTGTTTGTAATTGGCCAGGATGACCCCAAAGTATTCCAACTGCAGAGCGCCGCGCTGGGTCTGGGCGACAACGTGCGGTTCCTCAAGGGCCGTAGCGACATCCCGCGTTTCCTGCTGGGCGCCGACCTGTTGATCCATCCGGCGTACAACGAGAACACCGGCACCGTGCTGCTCGAAGCGCTGGTGGCGGGGTTGCCGGTGCTGGTCAGCGCGGTGTGTGGGTACGCCCATTACATCGCCGAGGCCGACAGTGGCCTGGTGCTGGATGAGCCGTTCGAACAAGCCCAGCTCACCGAATACCTGGGGCGCATGTTGAACGACGCCGAAGCACGGGCGGCCTGGAGTCGCAACGGTCTGGCCTTCGCCGAGACGGCCGACCTCTACAGCATGCCGCAGCACGCGGCCGATGTGATATTGGCGGAGCACGCACAATGA
- a CDS encoding glycosyltransferase, whose product MTRSAERHVLQFCHGYDGPFLDCARQYASLFAGTGYRVTTVFLTGAADALVAAACASDEVLFMEYSSSAIRGLKLGAIGDLRKIAASRNFSFCIGHRFKPIYIALLGTRLPVIGVHHAFGDYHRRTRRLFAEVFRKRLSLLGVSDAVRDDMRRCLAKWPASRIQTLYNRIDLDAVQASLVSREEARHTLGLDAHAWIIGNVGRLHPDKDQATLLRGFAAALAYLPANSQLAILGEGRREQSLRALALELGIADRVLLLGQVPEARRYFRAFDVFALSSDHEPFGMVLLEAMAAGVPLLATACGGAKEVVEGVGILFPLGDAEHMAQGLQHLAAMDDLQRRQCAELMLDRLRERFSDRAVREAFWRLPQVTELAPRA is encoded by the coding sequence ATGACACGCTCGGCTGAGCGACATGTGCTGCAGTTCTGCCACGGTTATGACGGGCCGTTCCTGGACTGCGCCCGTCAGTACGCCAGCCTGTTCGCGGGTACTGGCTATCGCGTGACCACGGTGTTCCTCACCGGGGCGGCGGATGCGCTAGTCGCCGCCGCCTGTGCCTCGGACGAGGTGCTGTTCATGGAATACAGCTCCAGCGCCATTCGTGGCCTGAAGCTGGGCGCCATCGGCGATCTGCGCAAGATCGCCGCCTCGCGCAATTTCAGTTTCTGCATTGGCCATCGTTTCAAGCCGATCTACATCGCCCTGCTGGGTACCCGCCTGCCGGTGATTGGCGTGCACCATGCCTTTGGCGACTACCACCGACGTACCCGTCGGCTGTTCGCCGAGGTCTTTCGCAAGCGCCTGAGCCTGCTCGGGGTTTCCGATGCGGTGCGTGACGACATGCGCCGTTGCCTGGCGAAATGGCCGGCCAGCCGGATCCAGACCCTCTACAACCGCATCGACCTTGATGCCGTCCAAGCCAGCCTGGTCTCCCGGGAGGAGGCGCGGCACACCCTGGGGCTGGACGCGCATGCCTGGATTATCGGCAATGTCGGCCGCCTGCACCCGGACAAGGATCAAGCCACCTTGTTGCGCGGTTTTGCGGCGGCGCTGGCGTATCTGCCGGCCAACAGCCAGTTGGCGATTCTCGGTGAGGGTCGCCGGGAGCAATCGCTTCGGGCCTTGGCGCTGGAACTGGGCATTGCCGATCGTGTGCTGTTGCTCGGCCAGGTGCCCGAGGCGCGCCGTTATTTTCGCGCTTTTGATGTGTTTGCCCTCAGCTCCGACCACGAACCATTCGGCATGGTGCTGCTCGAGGCCATGGCTGCCGGCGTACCGTTGTTGGCCACGGCCTGCGGTGGTGCCAAGGAAGTGGTCGAAGGCGTCGGCATCCTGTTTCCGCTGGGCGACGCCGAGCACATGGCCCAAGGGCTGCAACACCTGGCGGCCATGGACGATCTGCAGCGTCGCCAATGCGCCGAGCTGATGCTCGATCGCTTGCGCGAACGTTTTTCGGATCGCGCCGTACGCGAGGCATTCTGGCGTTTGCCCCAAGTCACCGAACTGGCGCCGAGGGCCTGA
- a CDS encoding carbamoyltransferase family protein: MALTILGLSGALSHDPSAALYIDGKLIAAAEEERFVRDKHAKNRMPYESAKFCLEQAGIKPSDVDVVAIPFAPISLFGEARWHYAKRYWYAPDRALDAILMGNRRYKRYRRKIVWCLEQLGFDPKKIKIEPVEHHLAHASSAYHCSGFQEKTAILGIDGKGEYATTFFGYGENGKIHKIKEFFDPDSLGGLYGAITEFLGFEMLDGEFKVMGMAPYGDATKYDFSRLASFENGELVINTDYANVIGLRRYKEKGKGFYFSPKLIEWLGPKREGDIADEPYIHYAASMQALFEKLALQMIDHYLGDVLKETGKLAFAGGCALNVKLNQKIIARDDVKELFVQPASGDAGTAVGAAAYVSHARGVPVEKMEHVYLGPAYSNEDVIAACARHPSKPAWRKIDNTPERIAKIMVDGNPVAWFQGRMEFGPRALGGRSIIGCPSASGVADRINEQIKFRERWRPFCPSMLDTVAPQMIKVDHPAPFMTFTFEVAEEWKTRVPEVVHEDGTSRAQVLKREYNPRYYDMMKALEVLTGNGVSLNTSLNRRGEPMICSPTDALNMFFGSDLQYLIMEDILVVKDGVDAYDTLG, encoded by the coding sequence GTGGCATTGACGATTCTTGGCCTGTCCGGCGCCCTTAGCCATGATCCTTCCGCCGCGCTGTACATTGACGGCAAGCTGATCGCGGCGGCTGAGGAAGAGCGCTTCGTACGCGATAAACATGCAAAGAACCGCATGCCCTACGAGTCGGCGAAGTTCTGCCTGGAGCAGGCCGGCATCAAGCCTTCCGATGTCGATGTGGTGGCGATTCCCTTCGCCCCGATCAGCCTGTTCGGCGAAGCACGCTGGCACTACGCCAAACGTTACTGGTACGCCCCGGATCGCGCCCTCGACGCGATCCTGATGGGCAATCGTCGCTACAAGCGTTATCGCCGCAAGATCGTCTGGTGCCTGGAGCAATTGGGCTTCGACCCGAAAAAAATCAAGATCGAACCGGTCGAGCATCACTTGGCCCACGCCTCCAGCGCCTATCACTGCTCGGGCTTCCAGGAAAAAACCGCGATCCTGGGCATCGACGGCAAGGGCGAATACGCCACGACCTTCTTCGGCTACGGTGAAAACGGCAAGATCCACAAGATCAAGGAATTCTTCGACCCGGACTCCCTGGGCGGCCTGTACGGTGCGATCACCGAGTTTCTCGGTTTTGAAATGCTCGACGGCGAATTCAAGGTCATGGGCATGGCGCCTTACGGCGATGCCACCAAGTACGATTTCTCCCGTCTGGCCTCGTTCGAAAACGGCGAGCTGGTGATCAACACCGACTACGCCAACGTAATCGGCCTGCGCCGCTATAAAGAGAAGGGCAAGGGCTTCTACTTCTCGCCGAAGCTGATCGAATGGCTCGGCCCTAAACGTGAAGGCGACATCGCCGACGAGCCGTACATCCACTATGCGGCGAGCATGCAGGCGCTGTTCGAGAAGCTCGCGCTGCAAATGATCGACCACTATCTGGGCGACGTGCTCAAGGAAACCGGCAAGCTGGCCTTCGCCGGTGGCTGCGCGTTGAACGTCAAGCTGAACCAGAAAATCATCGCCCGTGACGACGTCAAGGAGCTGTTCGTGCAACCGGCCTCCGGCGACGCCGGTACGGCGGTGGGTGCGGCGGCGTATGTGTCCCACGCCCGTGGCGTGCCGGTGGAGAAGATGGAACACGTCTACCTCGGCCCGGCCTACAGCAACGAAGACGTGATCGCTGCGTGCGCCCGTCATCCGAGCAAGCCTGCGTGGCGCAAGATCGACAACACCCCCGAGCGCATCGCCAAGATCATGGTCGACGGCAACCCGGTGGCCTGGTTCCAGGGGCGCATGGAGTTTGGCCCGCGTGCCCTGGGCGGTCGTTCGATCATCGGCTGCCCAAGCGCCAGCGGCGTGGCCGATCGGATCAACGAGCAGATCAAGTTCCGCGAGCGCTGGAGGCCTTTCTGCCCGTCGATGCTCGACACCGTTGCGCCGCAGATGATCAAGGTCGATCACCCTGCACCGTTCATGACCTTCACTTTCGAAGTGGCCGAAGAATGGAAAACCCGCGTGCCGGAAGTCGTCCATGAAGACGGCACCTCCCGGGCCCAGGTGCTCAAGCGCGAATACAACCCGCGCTACTACGACATGATGAAGGCCCTGGAAGTGCTGACCGGTAACGGCGTGTCGCTGAACACCTCGCTCAACCGTCGTGGCGAACCGATGATCTGCTCGCCGACCGACGCGCTGAACATGTTCTTCGGTTCCGACCTACAGTATCTGATCATGGAAGACATTCTGGTGGTCAAAGACGGCGTGGACGCTTATGACACGCTCGGCTGA
- the rfaP gene encoding lipopolysaccharide core heptose(I) kinase RfaP, giving the protein MKLMLAEPFKSLWAGRDAFAEVEGLKGEVYRELEARRTLRTEVDGRGFFVKIHRGIGWGEIFKNLFTAKLPVLGAGQEWKAIQRLQEAGVPTMTAVAYGEKGSNPADQHSFIVTEELAPTVSLEDFSIDWVKQPPQPTLKRALIAEVARMTGMMHRAGVNHRDCYICHFLLHTDKPVTPGDFKLSVIDLHRAQTRPAITTRWRNKDLAALYFSALDIGLTRRDKLRFLKGYFQQPLRRILAEEASLLAWLEGKANKLYARKQRYGDAL; this is encoded by the coding sequence ATGAAATTGATGCTGGCCGAACCGTTCAAGAGCCTTTGGGCCGGGCGCGATGCGTTCGCCGAAGTCGAAGGGCTCAAGGGCGAGGTCTATCGCGAACTGGAAGCCCGGCGCACCTTGCGCACGGAGGTGGACGGTCGCGGCTTTTTCGTGAAGATCCACCGTGGCATCGGTTGGGGCGAGATTTTCAAGAACCTGTTCACCGCCAAGCTGCCGGTACTCGGCGCAGGGCAGGAATGGAAGGCGATCCAGCGCTTGCAGGAAGCCGGCGTGCCGACCATGACCGCGGTCGCCTACGGCGAGAAGGGTAGCAACCCGGCGGATCAGCATTCGTTCATCGTCACCGAAGAACTGGCGCCGACCGTCAGTCTCGAAGACTTCAGCATCGATTGGGTCAAGCAGCCACCCCAGCCGACGCTCAAGCGTGCGCTGATCGCCGAAGTGGCGCGCATGACCGGCATGATGCACCGTGCCGGCGTCAACCATCGCGACTGCTACATCTGCCACTTTCTGCTGCACACCGACAAGCCGGTGACGCCTGGAGATTTCAAACTTTCGGTGATCGACCTGCACCGCGCCCAGACCCGTCCCGCCATCACCACTCGCTGGCGAAACAAGGACCTGGCGGCGCTGTATTTCTCGGCGCTGGACATTGGCCTGACCCGCCGCGACAAGTTGCGTTTTCTCAAGGGCTATTTCCAGCAGCCGCTGCGGCGGATCCTCGCCGAAGAGGCTTCGTTGCTGGCCTGGCTCGAAGGCAAGGCCAACAAGCTGTATGCCCGCAAGCAGCGGTATGGGGACGCGCTCTGA
- a CDS encoding lipopolysaccharide kinase InaA family protein, with product MHLSELKNAGRSPILPLSLELADAAGPAQLQLLSLLRVLPGQRYVGAGVWRGRPVLAKLLVGSKAARHFQRELQGVRLLAEQGLTTPLLLADGLNEAEGGWLLFELLEDAESLGDAWKQVENLPLLADEQSAVLAEALGAIAQLHGKGLWQEDLHLDNLLRHDGKLYLIDGAGIRAETPGQPLSRQKVLENLGVFFAQLPKALQPFNEELLVYYLLGNAEHALPMEALQKQIDKVQAWRLKDFLEKVGRECSLFSVQRGAFSLRAIRRDEEAAMTPVLEQADALLDQGHLYKTGGAASVGKVEANGRTLVIKRYNIKNFAHWLKRFWRPSRAWHSWREGHRLAFLGIATPKPLALLEKRVLWLRRGAYLVTEYLSGPDIIERFAPYVESGNAPEPELLALDRLFADLIRERISHGDFKGHNLFWQEDRWALIDLDSMCQHRTQASFAQAYARDRARFMRNWPEGSALYRVIDQRVPKAVDSASSTL from the coding sequence ATGCATTTGTCCGAATTGAAGAACGCCGGCCGCAGCCCGATCCTGCCGCTGAGCCTGGAACTGGCAGATGCCGCGGGCCCGGCGCAACTGCAACTGCTTTCGCTGCTGCGGGTGTTGCCGGGGCAGCGTTATGTCGGGGCGGGCGTCTGGCGTGGTCGGCCGGTGCTGGCCAAATTATTGGTGGGCAGCAAGGCCGCCCGGCATTTCCAGCGGGAACTGCAAGGCGTGCGCCTGCTGGCGGAGCAAGGGCTGACGACTCCGTTGTTGCTCGCCGATGGCTTGAACGAGGCTGAAGGTGGCTGGTTGTTGTTCGAGTTGCTCGAAGACGCCGAGAGCCTGGGCGATGCCTGGAAACAGGTCGAAAACCTGCCCTTGCTGGCCGACGAACAGTCGGCGGTGCTGGCCGAAGCCCTCGGCGCCATCGCGCAACTGCACGGCAAAGGCCTGTGGCAGGAAGACCTGCACCTGGACAACCTGCTGCGCCACGACGGCAAGCTCTACTTGATCGACGGTGCCGGTATCCGCGCTGAGACCCCGGGGCAACCGTTGTCGCGGCAGAAAGTCCTGGAGAACCTGGGGGTGTTTTTCGCCCAGCTTCCCAAGGCCCTCCAGCCTTTCAATGAAGAGCTGTTGGTGTACTACCTGTTGGGCAACGCCGAACACGCGCTGCCCATGGAAGCGTTGCAAAAACAGATCGACAAGGTGCAGGCCTGGCGCCTGAAGGATTTCCTCGAAAAAGTCGGGCGCGAGTGCAGCCTGTTCAGCGTACAGCGCGGGGCGTTCAGCTTGCGGGCAATCCGGCGGGATGAAGAAGCAGCCATGACGCCGGTGCTGGAGCAGGCCGATGCGTTGCTCGACCAGGGCCACCTGTACAAGACCGGCGGCGCGGCCAGCGTCGGCAAAGTCGAGGCGAACGGTCGCACCTTGGTGATCAAGCGCTACAACATCAAGAACTTCGCCCACTGGCTCAAGCGCTTCTGGCGCCCGAGTCGCGCCTGGCATTCCTGGCGCGAAGGCCATCGCCTGGCCTTTCTCGGCATCGCTACACCCAAGCCCTTGGCTTTGCTGGAAAAGCGTGTCCTGTGGCTGCGCCGCGGCGCTTATCTGGTGACCGAGTATTTGTCGGGCCCCGACATCATCGAACGCTTTGCCCCCTATGTGGAAAGCGGCAACGCCCCCGAGCCTGAATTGCTGGCACTGGACCGGCTGTTCGCCGACCTGATCCGTGAGCGCATCAGCCACGGCGACTTCAAGGGTCACAACTTGTTCTGGCAGGAGGATCGATGGGCGCTGATCGACCTGGACTCCATGTGCCAACACCGTACCCAGGCCAGCTTCGCCCAGGCCTACGCCCGGGATCGCGCGCGGTTCATGCGTAATTGGCCCGAGGGGAGTGCGTTGTATCGGGTGATTGACCAGCGGGTGCCCAAAGCAGTCGATAGCGCCTCGTCCACTCTATGA
- the waaC gene encoding lipopolysaccharide heptosyltransferase I gives MRVLLIKTSSLGDVVHTLPALTDAARAIPGIKFDWVVEEGFAEIPTWHPAVDKVIPVAIRRWRKNLWQTIKSGEWRRFKQSVRAEKYDLVIDAQGLLKSAWLTRYVKAPVAGLDKNSAREPLAARFYSRRLAVARGQHAVERVRQLFALALGYDLPQTQGSYGLDIDRLVELPRPYPYVVFLHGTTWESKHWPELYWRQLTERMGQFGVVVKLPWGNPAEKARAERIASGLRNALVLPKLNLGGMGKVLAGAQACVAVDTGLGHLAAALDVPTISLLGPTNPVLTGAYGKGQIHLASDFPCAPCMQKHCTYPPTAEDARRFDLKREQPLCFTRLNPERVASHLSTLLAEEPR, from the coding sequence TTGCGGGTATTGCTGATCAAGACCTCGTCGCTGGGGGACGTGGTCCACACCCTGCCGGCACTGACCGATGCGGCGCGGGCGATTCCGGGTATCAAGTTCGATTGGGTGGTGGAAGAAGGCTTTGCCGAAATCCCCACCTGGCACCCGGCCGTGGACAAGGTCATCCCGGTGGCGATCCGTCGCTGGCGCAAGAACCTCTGGCAAACCATCAAGAGTGGCGAGTGGCGACGCTTCAAGCAGAGCGTGCGCGCCGAAAAATACGACCTGGTGATTGACGCCCAGGGTCTGTTGAAAAGCGCCTGGCTGACCCGTTACGTCAAGGCCCCGGTGGCCGGCCTGGATAAGAATTCGGCCCGTGAGCCCCTGGCGGCGCGCTTTTATTCCCGACGTCTGGCGGTGGCTCGCGGTCAACACGCGGTCGAGCGCGTGCGCCAGTTGTTCGCCTTGGCGCTGGGCTATGACCTGCCGCAAACCCAGGGCAGTTATGGCCTCGACATCGACCGATTGGTGGAATTGCCACGCCCCTACCCCTACGTGGTGTTCCTGCACGGCACGACTTGGGAATCCAAGCATTGGCCCGAACTGTACTGGCGCCAGCTCACCGAACGCATGGGCCAGTTCGGCGTGGTGGTGAAACTGCCGTGGGGAAACCCTGCCGAAAAGGCCCGGGCCGAACGCATCGCCAGCGGGCTGCGCAATGCCTTGGTACTGCCGAAGCTGAACCTCGGCGGCATGGGCAAGGTGCTTGCCGGAGCCCAGGCCTGCGTGGCCGTGGACACCGGCCTCGGGCATTTGGCTGCGGCCCTGGACGTGCCGACCATTTCTCTGCTCGGCCCGACCAATCCGGTGCTGACCGGCGCCTATGGCAAGGGCCAGATTCACCTGGCCAGTGATTTCCCTTGCGCGCCGTGCATGCAGAAACACTGCACTTACCCGCCGACCGCCGAAGATGCCCGGCGGTTTGACCTGAAACGCGAGCAGCCCCTGTGCTTCACGCGTCTGAACCCCGAGCGTGTTGCCAGCCACCTGAGCACGTTATTGGCTGAGGAGCCGCGCTGA